Proteins from a genomic interval of Clostridium sp. 'deep sea':
- a CDS encoding extracellular solute-binding protein, with amino-acid sequence MKKAFCMFMVVAVLLSFSGCKNSEVANQDNSKILVYLSGPEQMLTKLEQEFENEYGDVCDFLIMSCGQVKSKIFTEKEAGKIEADIVWGSDPAVYNLLDNEDLFDPIAIEEQDKIQDKYIVEKNYVLTSERYVAILYNKNKLKDKDLVTSFADLAKEEYKNSLVMADANQSATALGIAASLYQIMGNDMTYFENLKRNGAMLTKSNGQVPSKIMEGEYDLGIGPHDSVIRLKKKAKKEEFSMPVEIAWPSEGIIAIDRPMAIVKKDSRSTEKDELCQKFVNFILSKKAQTIAYNAGFVSVRTDIENKYLPEDAKVFNIDWEKATENESKFKKDYQNIFK; translated from the coding sequence ATGAAAAAAGCATTTTGTATGTTTATGGTAGTAGCAGTTTTACTTTCTTTTTCGGGGTGTAAAAATAGCGAGGTAGCTAACCAAGATAACTCAAAAATATTGGTTTATTTATCTGGTCCAGAGCAAATGTTAACCAAGCTTGAGCAAGAGTTTGAAAACGAATATGGTGATGTTTGCGACTTTTTAATTATGAGTTGTGGGCAAGTTAAAAGTAAAATCTTTACTGAAAAAGAGGCTGGTAAAATAGAGGCAGATATTGTTTGGGGATCTGACCCAGCAGTATATAATCTTTTAGATAATGAGGATTTATTTGATCCCATAGCCATTGAAGAACAAGACAAAATTCAAGATAAGTACATAGTAGAGAAAAATTATGTTTTAACTAGTGAAAGATATGTAGCTATTCTTTATAATAAAAACAAACTTAAAGACAAAGACTTAGTAACTAGTTTTGCAGATTTAGCAAAAGAAGAATATAAAAACTCATTAGTTATGGCAGATGCAAATCAGTCTGCTACTGCTTTAGGAATTGCTGCTTCTCTTTATCAAATTATGGGCAATGACATGACTTACTTCGAAAACTTAAAAAGAAATGGAGCTATGTTAACTAAATCAAATGGCCAAGTCCCATCTAAAATTATGGAGGGAGAATATGATTTAGGTATAGGCCCTCACGATTCTGTTATAAGGTTAAAGAAAAAAGCAAAAAAAGAAGAATTTTCCATGCCGGTAGAAATAGCTTGGCCAAGCGAGGGCATCATTGCTATTGATAGGCCAATGGCTATTGTTAAAAAAGATAGTAGAAGTACTGAAAAGGATGAGTTGTGTCAGAAATTTGTTAACTTTATATTATCTAAAAAGGCACAAACTATAGCCTATAATGCTGGATTTGTAAGTGTAAGAACAGATATAGAAAACAAGTATCTACCAGAAGATGCTAAAGTCTTTAATATAGACTGGGAGAAGGCTACCGAGAATGAAAGCAAGTTTAAAAAAGACTACCAAAACATTTTCAAATAA
- a CDS encoding iron ABC transporter permease encodes MKASLKKTTKTFSNNKVNNTRLRFSMKNVILLFILILLISLVLYPLLVLVIKTLLINGKLNLKSILQAFDAGALRSITNTIVLAGSVLITTWVIGGSLAFIVVKTDYKYKKLVDFFAFLTFTIPSYILGVSWIQLTSKNGYLVRLVKLFNPNFSMSIKTYSLTASVIVLAVHLAPLVYFGIKNALIRMGDTFINSAKVSGISKVKIIFTIVLPLMLPTLISTGLLVFSRSMANFGVVAQLALPAGKEVMTISIFSALHNQNLQLVCILSLLLMFISLTIYHIMEHIANNKKYIYDYAENVKPTTISLGKRKIPIHLLITSYFSLTIVIPLVTILVSSFTKRWGVDLVLKNFTFNNYLKVFSGEVALGKALLNSLSYGMIASLLAVILTSFILYMYKNYQNKAIKLSLTLAQLPIAIPNMILAIAAIFAWNKYPIKFYGTKWIIIITYTVLFIPIILKQTQGIVNNMDNNCENSARTLGITFWKRYWYLYMPQVKNTLIAGFLACLLISFREIPISLLLHTKTSKTLGVMLFNIQSNSYGLEMTSTVAVITILLSIITSFIVQKLNAKVSERHGVINKES; translated from the coding sequence ATGAAAGCAAGTTTAAAAAAGACTACCAAAACATTTTCAAATAATAAAGTGAATAATACAAGATTACGTTTTTCAATGAAAAACGTAATCTTGTTATTTATATTAATATTATTAATAAGCCTTGTTTTGTATCCTCTATTAGTATTAGTAATTAAAACCTTACTAATTAATGGTAAACTGAATCTTAAAAGTATCTTACAGGCCTTTGATGCGGGGGCTTTAAGATCAATTACCAATACAATAGTTTTAGCTGGCTCAGTGCTAATAACGACTTGGGTTATTGGTGGTAGTTTGGCCTTTATCGTAGTAAAAACTGACTACAAATACAAAAAACTAGTTGATTTTTTTGCTTTTTTGACCTTTACTATACCATCATATATTCTTGGTGTTTCTTGGATTCAGTTAACAAGTAAAAATGGGTATTTAGTAAGACTTGTAAAACTCTTTAATCCTAATTTTTCTATGAGTATAAAAACTTATTCATTAACTGCTTCTGTAATTGTTTTAGCTGTACATCTAGCTCCTTTAGTTTATTTTGGTATTAAAAATGCTTTAATAAGAATGGGAGACACCTTTATTAATAGTGCCAAAGTAAGTGGAATATCTAAAGTGAAAATAATTTTTACTATAGTTTTACCACTAATGTTACCAACACTAATCTCTACAGGATTATTGGTTTTTAGTAGAAGTATGGCAAATTTTGGGGTAGTGGCTCAGCTCGCTTTACCTGCTGGTAAAGAGGTTATGACAATAAGCATTTTTAGCGCATTACATAACCAAAATCTTCAGCTGGTTTGCATTTTATCTTTGTTATTAATGTTTATTTCTTTAACTATTTATCACATAATGGAGCATATTGCTAACAATAAAAAATATATTTATGATTATGCCGAAAATGTTAAGCCAACTACTATTAGCTTGGGTAAACGTAAAATACCCATTCATTTATTAATTACAAGCTACTTTAGCTTAACAATTGTGATACCTTTAGTAACTATTTTAGTTTCATCTTTTACAAAAAGATGGGGTGTTGATTTAGTACTAAAAAACTTTACATTTAATAACTATCTCAAGGTATTTAGCGGTGAAGTAGCTTTAGGTAAGGCTTTGTTAAATAGCTTGAGTTATGGAATGATTGCAAGCTTATTAGCTGTAATTTTAACTAGTTTTATACTATATATGTATAAAAACTATCAAAACAAAGCCATAAAGCTGAGCTTAACATTAGCTCAATTACCCATAGCTATTCCTAACATGATATTAGCTATAGCAGCTATTTTTGCCTGGAATAAATACCCCATAAAGTTCTATGGCACTAAGTGGATTATAATTATTACTTACACTGTACTGTTTATTCCAATTATCTTAAAACAAACCCAAGGTATAGTAAATAATATGGACAATAACTGTGAAAATTCAGCCAGAACATTAGGCATTACATTTTGGAAAAGATACTGGTATTTATACATGCCACAGGTTAAAAATACCCTTATTGCTGGTTTTTTAGCTTGTTTATTAATATCCTTTAGAGAAATACCCATATCGTTATTATTGCATACCAAAACAAGCAAAACTTTGGGGGTAATGTTGTTTAATATTCAGTCTAATTCATATGGCTTAGAAATGACCTCAACAGTTGCTGTTATAACAATTTTGTTAAGCATAATAACTAGTTTTATAGTGCAAAAACTTAATGCAAAGGTAAGTGAGAGACATGGAGTTATTAATAAAGAATCTTAA
- a CDS encoding ABC transporter ATP-binding protein has protein sequence MELLIKNLKVKYDKTEVINNLSLSLDRKEILAVVGPSGCGKSTLLSAIVGLVRPNSGEIKVRDTTVFSSKLAVNMAVEKRNIGYVFQNYALWPHMTVFNNIAFPLRANGYKKTETLTKTNNILSLLNLNKHKNKYPHQLSGGEKQRVALGRSLVVNPQLLLLDEPLANIDANLKIELLKELKMVQQSLAISMIYVTHDQNEAFEIADKIAVMNQGEIKQIDSPKSLYNKPNSLFVAKFIGKNNIVYKNDYESLSIDYHCETPAISIRPEDILIKENGNLSGRITKTIYSLDRVKYLVDVNNTKLLTYGNSQYNYQVGDKIKLKINRYNYLN, from the coding sequence ATGGAGTTATTAATAAAGAATCTTAAAGTTAAATATGATAAAACAGAGGTAATAAACAACCTTAGTCTTAGTTTAGATCGTAAAGAAATTTTGGCAGTAGTAGGTCCAAGTGGTTGTGGTAAAAGCACCTTATTATCTGCAATTGTTGGTTTAGTTAGACCAAATAGTGGTGAAATAAAAGTTAGAGATACTACGGTATTTTCAAGTAAGTTAGCAGTGAATATGGCTGTAGAAAAAAGAAACATTGGTTATGTATTTCAAAACTATGCTTTATGGCCTCATATGACGGTTTTTAATAATATTGCTTTTCCGTTGCGAGCAAATGGCTATAAAAAGACTGAAACCCTAACAAAAACAAATAATATTCTTAGTTTACTAAACCTAAATAAACATAAAAATAAATATCCCCATCAGTTAAGTGGGGGAGAAAAACAACGAGTTGCTTTAGGCAGGTCCTTAGTAGTTAATCCTCAATTATTATTATTAGATGAACCTTTAGCTAATATAGATGCTAATTTAAAGATTGAGTTACTAAAAGAACTTAAAATGGTTCAGCAGAGCTTAGCAATTAGTATGATATATGTAACCCATGATCAAAATGAAGCATTTGAAATAGCAGATAAAATTGCAGTAATGAACCAGGGAGAAATAAAACAAATTGATAGCCCAAAATCTCTTTATAATAAACCTAATAGCCTATTTGTGGCTAAATTTATAGGCAAAAACAATATTGTTTATAAGAATGACTATGAATCCTTAAGTATAGATTACCACTGTGAAACACCAGCTATAAGCATTAGGCCAGAAGACATACTAATTAAAGAAAACGGCAATTTGAGTGGTCGTATTACAAAAACAATTTATAGTTTAGATAGAGTTAAATACTTGGTTGATGTAAATAATACTAAATTATTAACCTATGGCAATAGTCAATATAATTATCAGGTTGGAGACAAAATAAAGCTAAAAATCAATAGGTATAATTATCTTAACTAA
- a CDS encoding glycoside hydrolase family 18 protein, with product MQIHVVRPGDTLFNIARAYSVNLNKLITANEIANPDTLVVGQALVVPIWGSYYWVKPGDSLYKISRKVGIPVKEIAEINGIKRPRKLPVGLRLYIPPKPKIDKEVSAYIDPKFTAENTANEVIKVGDHLTYLTVFSYAINRDGTLTAVNDEPAINAAYSKNVVPLMVITNFEEGTFSNELATKFFNDENMQNAILDLAIKIMEEKGYLGLDFDLEYLGAENREKYNEFLKKASAKLKEKNYYLSTALAPKITGDQKGTLYEGHDYQAQGEIVDFIFFMTYEWGWSGGPPLAVSPITEVKKVMDYAISVVPKEKIMMGIPLYGYDWTLPYVKGGQWAKSLSPQQAIETAAKYNARIEYDRTSQAPYFNYYDENGKKHIVWFEDARSIQAKFNLVKELGIRGFFYWVLGYDFPQNWLLIEDNFNVKKKV from the coding sequence ATGCAAATACATGTAGTTAGGCCCGGAGATACGTTATTTAACATAGCTAGGGCATATAGTGTTAATTTAAATAAATTGATAACAGCTAACGAAATAGCAAACCCCGATACTTTAGTAGTTGGTCAAGCACTTGTTGTACCCATTTGGGGATCATATTACTGGGTTAAACCGGGAGATAGCCTTTATAAAATAAGTAGAAAAGTTGGCATACCAGTAAAAGAAATTGCAGAGATCAATGGTATAAAAAGACCCAGAAAGTTGCCTGTAGGGTTACGCCTATATATACCACCCAAGCCAAAAATAGATAAAGAAGTTAGTGCCTACATAGACCCAAAATTTACAGCTGAGAATACAGCCAATGAGGTTATTAAGGTTGGAGATCATTTAACTTATTTAACAGTTTTTAGCTATGCAATTAATAGAGATGGAACCTTAACTGCAGTAAATGACGAGCCAGCTATAAACGCTGCGTATAGTAAAAATGTTGTTCCTTTAATGGTCATTACAAATTTTGAAGAAGGTACCTTTAGTAATGAGCTGGCTACCAAGTTTTTTAATGATGAAAATATGCAAAATGCCATACTTGATTTAGCAATAAAAATTATGGAAGAAAAAGGCTACTTAGGCTTAGATTTTGACTTAGAGTATCTTGGAGCTGAAAATAGAGAAAAGTACAATGAATTTTTAAAAAAAGCATCTGCTAAGTTAAAAGAAAAGAACTACTACTTATCTACAGCTTTAGCTCCTAAAATAACAGGGGATCAAAAAGGTACCCTGTATGAAGGACATGATTATCAAGCCCAAGGAGAAATAGTAGATTTTATCTTCTTTATGACCTATGAATGGGGCTGGTCGGGAGGCCCTCCTTTAGCAGTCTCGCCTATAACTGAAGTTAAAAAGGTTATGGACTATGCCATATCTGTTGTACCAAAAGAAAAGATAATGATGGGTATACCATTATATGGTTACGATTGGACACTGCCCTATGTAAAAGGTGGTCAATGGGCTAAATCACTAAGCCCACAACAGGCAATTGAAACAGCAGCTAAATACAATGCCAGAATAGAATATGACAGAACTTCCCAGGCCCCTTACTTTAACTATTATGATGAAAATGGTAAAAAACATATAGTTTGGTTTGAAGATGCCCGTAGTATTCAGGCTAAGTTCAACTTAGTAAAAGAGTTAGGTATTAGGGGATTCTTTTACTGGGTATTAGGATATGATTTTCCTCAAAATTGGCTATTAATAGAGGATAATTTTAATGTTAAAAAGAAAGTATAG
- a CDS encoding response regulator transcription factor translates to MSKILIVEDDRTTAMGIEYSLQSEGYSVVTATNCRSAFKEINNNRFSLILLDLNLPDGSGYEVCKKVRENSDTPVIFLTAVDEETNVVMGLDLGADDYITKPFRLRELLSRIKAILRRSQRGIENNIKINDVVIRADEGRVFKGATEIFLTALEYRLLLTMFSNKNKIFTRENLLASIWDVAGNYVNDNTLTVYIKRLREKIEDNPHNPQIIKTVRGMGYRVN, encoded by the coding sequence ATGAGCAAAATATTAATTGTTGAAGATGATAGAACAACTGCCATGGGAATAGAATACTCCTTACAGAGTGAAGGTTATAGTGTTGTCACTGCAACTAATTGTAGATCAGCTTTTAAAGAAATAAATAATAACAGATTTAGCTTAATACTATTAGACTTGAATTTGCCAGATGGCTCAGGTTATGAAGTATGTAAAAAAGTACGAGAAAACAGCGATACTCCTGTTATCTTTTTAACTGCTGTTGATGAAGAAACAAATGTAGTTATGGGGTTAGATTTAGGTGCTGATGATTATATTACTAAACCCTTTAGATTAAGAGAGCTTTTATCAAGAATAAAGGCCATATTACGAAGATCTCAGCGAGGTATAGAAAATAATATCAAAATTAATGATGTTGTAATTAGAGCAGATGAGGGACGAGTATTTAAAGGAGCTACGGAGATTTTTTTAACTGCTCTAGAGTATAGGCTATTATTAACAATGTTCTCCAACAAAAATAAGATATTTACCAGAGAAAATCTGTTGGCATCTATCTGGGATGTAGCAGGAAACTATGTTAACGACAATACGCTAACAGTATATATCAAGAGATTAAGAGAAAAAATAGAAGATAATCCCCATAATCCACAAATAATTAAAACTGTAAGGGGTATGGGCTACAGAGTTAACTAA
- a CDS encoding HAMP domain-containing sensor histidine kinase has protein sequence MNNKKEQKLVSKILNNIEFLNNPKLMRALLRVIIIASIFISMIIVINLAGWEYSFELTIVLAIACFCFITYYVFKSYKEIYQEISILSDYTREIINNNLDYDIRDNEEGYVSILKNDILKLSGMLIENKENEKKEKEYLAQSLAEISHQLKTPLNSMGMMVDLLKQDIPKEKEQEFLLNMQKQVIRLTWITSALLKIAKLDSNTVELDKKNVNVATLVQKALEPLRIIIELKQQTITVNGDNTINYKGDLNWSVEALTNILKNCIEHTPNKGKITIKFINTPLYVQIFIEDNGCGIDNEDLSNIFQRFYKGKNSSPDSVGIGLAMTKSIIEKQSGYITATSTVGKGTKFEIRFYVTY, from the coding sequence ATGAACAACAAAAAAGAACAAAAATTAGTTTCTAAGATACTAAACAATATTGAGTTTTTAAATAACCCCAAGCTAATGAGAGCTTTATTAAGGGTAATAATCATTGCTAGTATTTTTATCAGCATGATAATTGTAATAAATTTAGCTGGTTGGGAATACAGCTTTGAGCTAACAATAGTATTAGCAATAGCTTGCTTTTGCTTTATTACCTATTACGTTTTTAAGTCGTATAAAGAAATATATCAAGAGATTAGTATTCTTTCTGATTATACTAGAGAAATAATAAATAATAATTTAGATTATGATATACGAGATAACGAAGAGGGTTATGTTAGTATCTTAAAAAATGACATCCTCAAATTATCGGGCATGTTAATTGAAAATAAAGAAAACGAAAAAAAAGAAAAAGAATATTTGGCGCAATCCTTAGCCGAGATATCACACCAGTTAAAAACACCCTTAAATTCAATGGGTATGATGGTTGACTTATTAAAGCAGGACATACCTAAAGAAAAAGAACAAGAGTTTTTATTAAACATGCAAAAGCAAGTAATAAGACTAACGTGGATTACCTCAGCCTTACTAAAAATAGCAAAGTTAGACTCTAATACTGTTGAACTAGATAAAAAAAATGTTAATGTAGCTACTTTAGTACAGAAAGCATTAGAGCCTTTGCGTATTATTATTGAGTTAAAACAACAAACTATAACAGTAAATGGTGATAACACCATAAACTATAAAGGTGATTTAAACTGGAGTGTAGAAGCCTTAACAAATATTTTAAAGAACTGTATAGAACACACCCCAAATAAAGGTAAAATTACAATTAAATTCATAAACACACCTTTGTATGTGCAAATTTTTATAGAGGACAATGGCTGTGGAATTGATAACGAAGATTTAAGTAATATTTTTCAGCGGTTTTATAAAGGAAAAAACTCTAGTCCCGATAGTGTGGGTATAGGCTTAGCAATGACTAAATCAATTATTGAAAAGCAGAGTGGGTATATAACAGCAACCAGTACAGTAGGTAAAGGAACAAAGTTTGAAATAAGATTTTATGTAACCTACTAA
- a CDS encoding ABC transporter ATP-binding protein, whose product MEILRVENLCKYYGKGHTQVKAVNDVSFSVNKGEFIAITGMSGSGKSTLMHMLGGVDIPTSGKVIIDGTDIYSLPESKLAIFRRRQVGLIYQFYNLIPILNVEENITMPVLLDGRKVDQKRLINLLDILGLTERKNHLPNQLSGGQQQRVSIGRSLIYDPAIILADEPTGNLDSKNSQEIIEHLKYLNAKYKQTLIIITHDMEIAMQAKRVITVQDGRIVKDEVR is encoded by the coding sequence ATGGAGATATTACGTGTAGAAAATTTGTGTAAATATTACGGTAAAGGTCATACCCAAGTTAAGGCTGTAAACGATGTTAGCTTTTCTGTCAATAAAGGTGAGTTTATTGCTATAACAGGTATGTCAGGATCTGGCAAATCTACCCTAATGCATATGTTAGGAGGGGTAGATATTCCAACTTCAGGCAAGGTTATTATAGATGGTACCGATATTTACTCTTTACCGGAGAGTAAGTTAGCAATATTTAGAAGAAGACAGGTTGGTTTAATTTATCAATTTTATAATTTAATACCTATCTTAAATGTAGAAGAAAATATTACTATGCCAGTTTTATTAGATGGCAGAAAGGTTGACCAAAAACGTTTAATTAATTTACTAGATATATTGGGTTTAACAGAACGTAAAAACCACTTACCTAATCAACTTTCGGGTGGTCAGCAACAGCGTGTGTCAATTGGCAGATCATTAATCTATGATCCAGCAATTATTTTAGCAGATGAACCAACAGGCAATTTAGACAGTAAAAACTCTCAAGAAATAATCGAACACCTAAAATACTTAAATGCCAAGTATAAACAAACCCTCATTATCATAACCCATGATATGGAGATTGCTATGCAAGCAAAGAGAGTTATCACTGTACAAGATGGACGTATTGTTAAGGATGAGGTGAGGTAA
- a CDS encoding ABC transporter permease, whose amino-acid sequence MSILNKYTWNSLLNNKKRTIVTLVGVILSCALICGTVIIGESVQQMLIKSYIDATGNFHVVFDEIPLSKADNIVNSKDTKNVAITKSVGYSKLSNYANDYRPYLFVNSFNEQAFDTFGVKIIEGRLPQNSNELIISENVISNGKVDFRVGQKLTLNLGVRKRENDVLGQNHLYGKDTEVFEQLQSKEYTIVGIMEKLAASNSIAPGYPALTTLNIDDTSYSENVSVFALMKNPRKVYKVSESLAESARISKGHISYNKQLLAVLGVSGNDGMKNALIIIMAVLISLIIVASVALIYNSFAISVSQRKKQFGLLKSIGATPRQLRKIVYKEAALVGMIAIPIGILSGIFAIWIVLAISNHLLVDVLPASYRLNLVVSPFVIISSIVFLGVTLLISAWIPAKRASKISPIDNIRQNQDIKVKTKKRGTKSKLLTKLFGFEADLANKSIKRNRKRYRTTVFSLAISIILFLVFSTFINSSFRAIGSVYEVSDVKVTVYSSDLTYQRADYIQQELLKDENINRVRISKTLAIDSYLEKDKINNFIYETFDFDNITKVNGLYHMPIRTVAIPDQDMREYLRELNISQQEYFNANKPIGIYIKKTRFIAGKVYEVPVLEISEGDKIINLHNEEIDLEVAIGKIVEEPPFAVPYSDDTPTLLVSKTVADKIFTDFADRKGSYSIRLDVKDSKSFENDFVDSELGKGLAVINHYESVQVSKRMSILLSILCYGFITVITLIGLTNIFNSINTSIMLRRREFAMLKSVGLSQRGFNKMLNMESVFYGVGALIWSLPIGMLLSAILIKSFHKVITTNLGLFYALPWKEVAFCSVFIVFVVIIITKYSTSKIKNDNIIEALRAESM is encoded by the coding sequence ATGTCTATCTTAAATAAATATACTTGGAATTCTCTTTTAAATAACAAAAAGAGAACAATAGTAACATTGGTGGGAGTGATATTGTCCTGCGCTTTAATATGTGGAACAGTAATCATAGGTGAGAGTGTTCAGCAAATGTTAATAAAAAGCTATATAGATGCCACTGGTAATTTTCATGTTGTTTTTGATGAAATTCCGTTAAGTAAGGCAGACAATATTGTTAACTCAAAAGATACCAAAAATGTTGCTATTACAAAGAGTGTTGGTTATTCTAAACTCAGCAACTATGCCAATGACTATCGTCCCTACTTATTTGTAAATTCTTTTAATGAACAGGCATTCGATACGTTTGGAGTAAAGATAATAGAGGGTAGATTGCCCCAAAACTCAAATGAGCTAATAATCTCTGAGAATGTTATTAGTAATGGAAAAGTGGATTTTAGGGTAGGTCAAAAACTAACATTAAATTTAGGTGTAAGAAAAAGAGAAAATGATGTATTGGGTCAGAATCACCTATACGGTAAAGATACTGAGGTGTTTGAGCAACTTCAGAGCAAAGAATATACTATTGTAGGCATAATGGAGAAACTTGCAGCTAGTAATTCTATAGCTCCTGGCTACCCTGCATTAACAACCCTAAATATAGATGACACCAGCTATAGTGAAAATGTTAGTGTATTTGCTTTAATGAAGAATCCACGAAAGGTATATAAAGTTAGTGAATCATTAGCAGAGTCAGCAAGAATAAGTAAAGGTCATATTAGTTACAATAAGCAGTTATTAGCTGTGTTGGGTGTTAGCGGTAATGATGGTATGAAAAATGCTTTGATTATTATCATGGCTGTTCTTATTTCACTTATAATTGTTGCCAGTGTGGCTTTAATCTATAACTCTTTTGCTATATCTGTATCACAACGTAAAAAACAGTTTGGATTGTTAAAAAGCATAGGGGCTACTCCCAGACAACTGCGAAAAATAGTTTATAAAGAGGCTGCTTTAGTAGGTATGATTGCGATACCAATAGGAATATTATCTGGAATTTTTGCTATCTGGATAGTTTTAGCTATATCTAATCATTTATTAGTAGATGTTCTTCCTGCAAGTTATCGCTTAAACCTAGTTGTTTCGCCTTTTGTAATTATCTCATCCATTGTATTTTTAGGTGTAACCCTATTAATATCAGCATGGATACCAGCTAAAAGAGCCAGTAAAATATCACCTATAGATAATATCCGCCAAAATCAAGATATTAAAGTTAAAACAAAAAAAAGAGGCACAAAGAGTAAGCTACTAACAAAATTATTTGGTTTTGAAGCCGATTTAGCTAATAAAAGCATTAAAAGAAATAGAAAGCGTTATCGAACAACTGTATTTTCTTTAGCTATCTCAATCATCTTGTTTTTAGTATTTTCAACATTTATTAATTCATCTTTTAGAGCAATTGGTTCAGTATATGAGGTATCTGATGTTAAAGTAACTGTCTATAGTTCAGATTTAACTTACCAAAGGGCTGATTATATTCAGCAGGAATTACTTAAAGATGAAAACATAAATAGAGTTAGAATAAGTAAAACTTTAGCTATAGATAGCTATTTAGAGAAAGATAAAATCAATAACTTTATCTATGAAACCTTTGATTTTGATAATATTACCAAGGTTAATGGTTTATACCATATGCCTATTAGAACAGTAGCTATTCCAGATCAAGATATGCGAGAGTATTTAAGAGAGCTTAATATAAGTCAGCAAGAGTACTTTAATGCTAATAAACCTATTGGTATTTATATTAAAAAGACTAGATTTATTGCAGGTAAAGTGTATGAGGTTCCTGTTTTGGAAATAAGCGAGGGAGACAAAATCATTAATTTACACAATGAAGAGATTGATTTAGAGGTTGCTATAGGTAAAATTGTAGAAGAGCCACCTTTTGCAGTACCATACAGCGATGATACCCCAACTTTATTAGTTAGTAAAACAGTAGCAGACAAAATATTTACCGACTTTGCAGATAGAAAAGGAAGCTACTCTATACGTCTTGATGTTAAAGATAGCAAATCATTTGAAAATGATTTTGTGGACTCAGAACTTGGTAAAGGCTTAGCTGTTATTAACCACTATGAAAGTGTTCAAGTTTCTAAACGAATGTCGATACTGTTATCAATATTATGTTATGGCTTTATTACCGTAATAACCTTAATTGGTTTAACAAATATCTTTAACTCCATAAATACAAGTATTATGTTAAGAAGAAGAGAGTTTGCTATGCTAAAATCTGTAGGTTTATCACAAAGAGGTTTTAACAAGATGCTTAATATGGAGTCTGTTTTCTACGGAGTAGGGGCTTTAATTTGGTCATTGCCGATCGGAATGTTGTTATCTGCTATTCTTATAAAAAGCTTCCATAAGGTTATAACTACTAACCTAGGCTTATTTTATGCCTTACCATGGAAAGAGGTAGCATTTTGCTCAGTATTTATTGTATTTGTAGTAATAATAATTACTAAATATAGCACCTCAAAGATTAAAAATGACAATATAATTGAGGCTTTAAGAGCAGAGTCTATGTAA